A stretch of the Hypomesus transpacificus isolate Combined female chromosome 12, fHypTra1, whole genome shotgun sequence genome encodes the following:
- the pfn4 gene encoding profilin-4: MSLNQFQIMINDCLIDTKHVENAAILVAKNGNVTAASARFQIIPQAQMFADAFKDLTATRERGFYFQEKAYTCVRADRSSIYCKCGVHGLILVRTTLYVIVATYNGSMYPSVCVEAVEKLAEYLKEKGK, encoded by the exons ATGAGTCTCAACCAATTTCAAATTATGATTAACGATTGCCTTATTGACACAAAACACGTGGAAAACGCTGCAATATTGGTGGCAAAAAATGGAAACGTGACCGCTGCATCTGCCAGGTTTCAG ATTATTCCGCAGGCCCAGATGTTTGCAGACGCCTTCAAGGATCTGACCGCCACGAGAGAGCGAGGATTCTACTTCCAAGAAAAAGCGTATACGTGTGTCCGGGCGGACCGAAGCTCCATATACTGCAAATGT GGTGTGCACGGGTTGATATTGGTGAGGACCACACTGTACGTAATTGTTGCCACCTACAACGGGAGCATGTATCCCAGCGTTTGTGTGGAAGCTGTTGAGAAACTTG CGGAATACCTCAAAGAAAAGGGCAAATGA